CGAACGGCGCCGGGCGCGGCCTTCAGGTCCGGATGCCACGGCGCAACTCCTCGCCCGGATGCAGCGCGCCGAGATCTCTCAGCAACTGCCGGGATCGCTCATCGTTCGCGCGCGGCGTGACAACGTGGACCTCCACGTACTGATCACCGCGGCCCGATCCGCGCAGGAGCGGTGCCCCCTTGCCGCGCAGCCTGAACTTCTGGCCGCTTTCCGTGCCCGGCGGGACTTTGATGCTGGCCCATCCGTCCACCGTCGGGACCTGGATGCGGGATCCCAGTGACGCTTCCGTAACCGAAACGGGCACGGAGCAGTGAATGTTATCACCAATCCTCTTGAAGAAGGGATGCGTCCCCACCTGCGTCACGATGAACAGATCCCCGTTCGGTCCGCCATGCCGTCCGGCCCGCCCCTTCCCCGGCACGCGGACGCGTGATCCGCTGTCGACCCCGGGCGGAATGTGGACTTTGATGGTCTCGCGCCGTTTCAGCACGCCGGTTCCCGCGCAGTTCCCGCACCCCTCCGAGCCGAGGGTCCCCTGGCCGCCGCACCGCCGGCAGGTCGAGGCGAACCGCAGGACCCCGGAGACGTGGCTGATCCGGCCGGTGCCGGCGCAGTCCGGGCAGGGCCGCCTGTTGCGTGTGGGCACGGTGCCCGACCCATGGCAACGCGGGCAGGGCGATTCGACATCGAGAGTCGTCTCGATGGTCTTGCCGCGCAGGGCGTCGAAGAAATCGATCGGAACGGTCTGCGTGATATCCGCGCCCGCCCGGGGCGCGTCTCTCTCCTGCGTTTCGGAGGCGTGGCGCCCGAAGATCTCGGAGAAGAAGCTGGAGAATCCCGGAGAGGAGACGCCCAGATCCCCGAGGTCGAAGTCCATGTCGACGCCCGCGCCGGCGGGACCGCCGGGGCCGCCCCGATGGAATGGCCCGCCGGCGGCGCCGGTCCCGTATTGCAGCTCCAGGTCGTGCTTCTTGCGTTTGTCGGAGTCCGACAGGACGTCATAGGCCTCCGAAATCTGCTTGAAGCGCTCTTCGGCCCGTTGGTCGCCCGGATTGAGGTCGGGGTGGTGCTTGCGCGCCAGGCGACGATAGGCCTTCT
This window of the Candidatus Polarisedimenticolia bacterium genome carries:
- a CDS encoding J domain-containing protein encodes the protein MNYYEVLGVDRKARLVDIKKAYRRLARKHHPDLNPGDQRAEERFKQISEAYDVLSDSDKRKKHDLELQYGTGAAGGPFHRGGPGGPAGAGVDMDFDLGDLGVSSPGFSSFFSEIFGRHASETQERDAPRAGADITQTVPIDFFDALRGKTIETTLDVESPCPRCHGSGTVPTRNRRPCPDCAGTGRISHVSGVLRFASTCRRCGGQGTLGSEGCGNCAGTGVLKRRETIKVHIPPGVDSGSRVRVPGKGRAGRHGGPNGDLFIVTQVGTHPFFKRIGDNIHCSVPVSVTEASLGSRIQVPTVDGWASIKVPPGTESGQKFRLRGKGAPLLRGSGRGDQYVEVHVVTPRANDERSRQLLRDLGALHPGEELRRGIRT